In Gopherus flavomarginatus isolate rGopFla2 chromosome 5, rGopFla2.mat.asm, whole genome shotgun sequence, one DNA window encodes the following:
- the CLCF1 gene encoding cardiotrophin-like cytokine factor 1 — MLYVSGEISGDSWGIFAFLCAALWNLPAIPALNSTDEVGAGQSIQKTYDLTRYLEHQLRTLAGTYLNYLGPPFNEPDFNPPRMTRAEMVPSATVDFELWRSLNDNARLAANYRAYTHLLCYLRSMDGQVAKAELRKNLGHFCTSLQGLVVSIASVMSSLGYPLPSPLGSANPTWAQGPGTTSPHNDFLKKMDDFWLLKELQTWLWRSAKDFNRLKKKVPPAALMLRLEMRGF; from the exons GAGATTCTTGGGGGATCTTTGCCTTCCTGTGTGCCGCACTCTGGAACCTGCCTGCGATCCCCGCCCTGAACAGCACAGACGAGGTGGGCGCCGGCCAGTCCATCCAGAAGACCTACGACCTCACCAGGTATCTGGAACACCAGCTGCGCACACTCGCCGGGACCTAT CTGAATTACCTTGGCCCACCCTTCAATGAGCCAGACTTCAACCCTCCCCGGATGACAAGGGCCGAGATGGTGCCCAGTGCCACTGTGGACTTTGAGTTGTGGCGCAGCCTGAATGACAATGCCCGGCTGGCAGCCAATTATCGGGCCTACACGCACCTGCTGTGCTACCTGCGCAGCATGGATGGGCAGGTGGCCAAGGCCGAGCTGCGCAAGAACCTGGGCCACTTCTGCACCAGCCTGCAGGGCCTGGTGGTGAGCATTGCCAGCGTCATGTCCTCTCTGGGCTACCCACTGCCCAGCCCGCTGGGCAGTGCCAACCCCACCTGGGCCCAGGGGCCAGGCACCACGAGCCCCCACAATGACTTCCTCAAGAAGATGGATGACTTCTGGCTGCTCAAGGAGCTGCAGACCTGGCTGTGGCGCTCCGCCAAGGACTTCAACCGCCTCAAGAAGAAGGtgccgcctgctgccctcatgCTGCGCCTCGAGATGCGGGGTTtctga